Within the Stigmatopora argus isolate UIUO_Sarg chromosome 23, RoL_Sarg_1.0, whole genome shotgun sequence genome, the region AAAAAAAGTAGTGAAGAAAATATTATACCTGCACGTAAAGCAAAGAACACAGGAGAAAACCTGTATAAAAACTCCATGTATTTAAACCAatttacaaatacaaaaaaagtttggtACGCGCACTGTGCCCGTACAATGACAAAACGCTTACAGTGGATAGATAATATGTcacttgtttttgtgtgtgtgtgtttgtgtgtttgtgtgcacgcATTGAGGAGTGAGGAAACAGGAGGGAGAGGGATTGGGGGCATaccttcaatattttttttcttctacaaaATGACACGATATATTATTCCATACTCTTTCAGCCAGCAAAATGAGTTCTACAAGGTCTTATAATACAAAATGTCACAGTTCCACAAAAAACTGTTTCTTCCTCTCCCTAGGCTTTACAGCATCAGTACCTTTGCAGAAGTATTTACAAGGTTTAAAGTACATTCATCCACTGCTGAGTATAGAATCACATTAGATACAAGTGACCagggatcatttaaaaaaaaagcaaaaagggggtgtgggggggatTGGGGGCATACAGACTACTTTTATTCAACCCTACCAAAGTAATGCTTCTATTTTGACACCACAGAGCAAATTCTCCAGTGGCATCATCGTGAAAGAGGATCTTTATATATATTCACAACATATTTACAAGGTTCATTTCATTGTAATggtattcatttcatttcaataataaataagtgaaaataTATTGACTCAAGTAAGAAAAACCAAGCTACCAagtttgaaaagaaaagaaaaaaaccaacaaaaaaaatctccatcaGTTGCCAAGCGAGTCCTCCTGCATCCAGACCCGGCCGGTGGAACGCCTTCCAAAAGCCCGCCCCGCTCACACGGGACCCCAAAAACCAGTGGTCTCCATTCAGTCGGGAACTTGTTAGGTCATGGGAcgagatttttgttgttgtggttgttgtttttaaaaacaaaagacaaaatgtgCTCGTGTTTGGTGCTAATCTCCTCAGGGGTTCGTCAGTGGAGTCCCTCAGGGAAGCAATCGGAAAGAGCTCCCACTGATGGCAGCTGCTGGAAGACCCCGTGGCAGTTTTTGAGTGTGCGGCCGTCGGTTacttggcgtttttttttttttttccaaacacagGTTGGAGGGGCCGAGGATCGGTCGGGATGTGGGGGGAAGGGTGTGCGGGTCGCCCGGCACGAGGAGAGTCTTCAGTCCAGACGCCGCGTGCTTCCTCGCAGACCCCCCTAGGTTCTCACCGACGGCTTTCTCCTCCGGCCTCTGCGTACGCGTCGGGGCGTCGGAGGGCTTTTCTCTTCTCGACGTTGTCCGTTTGGCGTTAGGCCTGGAGCGAACGTGTCAGTTCATAAAGGCATTTGGCTAGCGTGGTGGAGACCTCCATGTTACTTAGTGCCAGCACGGAGAGGTGAGGCTCGTGCTTCTTTACCAGCCTGGAAGCATAAAGGCTTTAGTCTCGGACCTTCACGTTTGGCAAACTCTGactaagtaccgtattttcaggactataaggcgcacataaaagtcttaaattttctctaaaatagacagggcgccttataatccagttcgctttatatatggaccaatactaaaattgttatcacgataaaataaaataaatcagtcgagaGGACAACTAGGGCAAGcagccccgactctactattttcccgtagataaagtactgcacagtgactgctgggatatagagttcttaatacacccagttcttcaatacacccagtatgacattcatcaatatattatatatatatatatatatatatatatatatatatatatatatatatatatatatatatatatatatatatatatatatatatatatatatatatatatatatatatatatatatatatatatataaaatatattgatGAATGTCGAACACCAATAGCGCTGACAACTACGctaagcagccccagactctatttccggtgcacagtgactgctgggatatagagttcttaagacacccagttcttcaatacacccagtatgacggcgagcacactaatttggtactcgccgtcatttcggctttatttacaaaagaaatcctgccgctagatgttggcgttaacagagcattcaaagctagactgcgaactatatatatatatattatatatattaactcggagcttgccgtcattcccggaggcttgagaactacaaccgctggacatcggcatcaatcgggctttcaaagcaaagttgcgagcagcATGGGAGCAGTggagaggggacccggcgttttggaagactcatttgggcaattgttgaattcggacacagaaaatgaggacttttgatggttttgtgggtgatgatgacgtgagtacattgtaaaatggctaaataaagtacaaccgaactcagttttgcttccattgcttTTTTAACAACGTATTtttgcgtgtgggtgtagcgtgtatgtttaagctgatatatgttttgccatgcctggctgcatctttaaaaacggtgcgtcctttgtgtgtgtcaaatacagaaatagcactcattattgacactgcggctaaaaatacgatgcgccgaatagtcgtgaaaatacggtagtcaactTACATGCGACCGCAATCCGAGTGCTTGGCGATGTTCTTCAACGTTAAGGCAGCAGTTAGTCTTATGTGTTTGGTCACTGGTCCCTCCTTTTCATCCTTGGAGATCACATGgaaacattttattcatgttggaAGGAGATGTTTACTCGGGGCGGAGTCGACTTCTACTCACCGTGAAGTCCCTGAAGACCAGGTTTCGAGAGCCTCTACGGAGGGCCATGAGAGCTGCGCTCGGATGATTGACGATTGCTTTTGGCGTTCGCGCCGCCGGAGTACTGCCTGCTGCTGGCGGCGTCCTTTAAAAGCACACAGTCAAAGTTTGGGTCTCAAAGCATTTGGGGTATGCGCACTCAAATTGCAATCCTTTCAAGTGTTATACATACTGGGAGGGGGTCGAACCGGGGCTTTGCCCCTGCTGTTCCTCCAGTTTGAGTCCAGCCAGCAAAGCCTCCCGAGAACAGTGCTTATCCTGAATCAAGAAAACCAAGATTTTTTAACATTGCTTTCCAGCACTTAggccttctttaaaaaaacgctcATACCTGTAGATGCGTGATGCAGGACAGTCTCTGTCGCGGAAAAGGATCACATCCTTCCCATTGACATTGGCCTGCGTACACATCCTTTCCACCGTGTTGGGTTGCGGCATGGTAAAACACTTTGGACGGAGTCTCAAACCACCTGAAGGATCAACGTGATGAATACTTAGACAAGATGTTTAACCAGTGGATGgtaggaataaaaacaaaaacaaatctagCTAGCTctggggtctccaaactattccttCACGGGCCACACTGGGTGCAGAatttcggtactcggacgttttgtcgaaagacgtttggtccccggacgtttggttgaccagacgtttggttgaccagacgtttggtagaacggacgtttggtagaacggacgtttggtagaacggacgtttggtagaacggacgtttggtagaacggacgtttggtagaacggacgtttggtcgccgggttgttactgttgaaaccagctctcagaattataatcatgagagagagtgagtttaatatctaaatatcaacagtaaactctgtcataatttgacagggagcgaacccggcgaccaaacgtccgttctgccaaacgtccgttctaccaaacgtccgttctgccaaacgtctgttctgccaaacgtcccgggaccaaacgtctttcgacgaaacgtcacGCAGAATTTCATCCCGAACAAACACCATGACAGCATTTGACCAaattggtgtcctacaagtgatTCATTTTAGGTTGAACATCATGAGTTAAACCTTTATTGCCGGGACACTTGGAAGAAAATCCAGGAGCCACAGCGGCCCCGGAGGACTGGTTTGTAGACCCCTAAGCTTCTAGTAGATCATGTTTATAACTAGGCTTACCGTTTACAGGACTGCCATAGACATTTATAGTTATGCCCCGCTTTCCTACTCTGCTCGGGTGGCGCCGTGTGGGTTTGCTGCGTTGACGGGAGCTGAGGGTCGTTGCCGTCCGCTGGAGCCGGCTGGGTGGCGGGGGGCGAGGACGGGGTTACGGTGGGCTGTGGAGGAGTCACATCCAACATGGCATGAGAGAACAGAATGTGCAAAAAGCCTTTTGATCATTAAAATACATTGGCAAAATATGCTGAAAAATTCTGAAGGGACCCCAAGTAATCCTAGAACCTTTGGAGTGGAATTTGAAACTTGTCATTTCAATCAAATTGCCACCGTCATGCCGAATATATGCATATGCTTTGTACGCTGAGATGTAACCGAAGCTCTCTCTCGAGGCTGAAGTTGTTCTTTCAGCCGCTTTGCTGTAGGAGGTTGGTATCAGTGCGAGCCACATGGTCTTAACTGGCCTCACCTTCTTAACCTCCACATCAtagcaagtaccgtattttcacgactataaggcacacaagtcttaaattttctccaaaatagacagggcggaccaatactaaaattgttatcacgataaaataaaatgaatcagttgacagggtacaccgactctactattttcctgtagacaaagtactgtgcagtgactgctgggatatgtagtagttcttttgtcaatacacccaatggattgtggcctgtatacatcaacatcaacaccaacacagctttacgaagcatggaaggcagcgctggaatagttacgctagctactagctagctactatttgtgaatggattgtggccgcctggacgaacgtataaaactcagcgttttcgatgactcagttggacaattgttcaattcggacacggaaaatgaggactttgatggatttgtgggtgatgatgacgtgagtaagttgtaaaatggctaaataaagtacaaccaaactcagttttgcttccgttggctttttaaaaacgtgtttttagcgtgtgggtgtagcgtgcaagaactatatatcccagcagtcactgtgcaccggaaaccggaaaaagagtctggggctgcttccggtagccagcgctattgcggttagatattcatatataatatatatgcgtaaaaaaaacggtgcgtcctttgtttgtttaaaataaagaaatagcactcgttactgacactgcggctaaaaatacggtactagtcCGGTGCAGTTGTTTGATTGAAAATTTAGACTGAGCGCAGTTTGTCTCGGGGGAACACTTAGACATTAAAGACAGAACTGCATTAGCTGACCTGACACAGAACCACGACATTTCCTCTGTTCAGTGACTCACCGTTGAACCAGCTGTCTGCGTGGGTGAGCAGTTCCTCTGCTGACTGGCATTCTCTATTGCTACTTTGGCTACTGTGCTCGGGTCTGCTCCGGCAGGGACGGCCACCATGGTGGAACTGCTACCCGCGTTGTTGGGGTCGCTGATGGTGATTATTCGCACGCCCACTTTGTTGGGGATACCCGAGGACCGAGGATCCTCGCTCTCGGCGGGCCGCTTGACGCCTCGGGCTTCCGAGGCCACTCCGTTTGCGCTCTGGGAGGCCACGGGGACAGTCGGGGGCAGGGTGGAACTGGGGAGCAGTTGCTGCCTTAGCACGGGTGCGGCGTGGCCGGGCCCCAACGGTCCGTTCGCTAATTCCGAGGGCGGCCTGGCGCCGAGCGCCTGAGGTCCGTTGGCCAGGCGCTCTGCCTGTTGGGCTTTGGCAGTGTCCTGCTGGAGCGGAGGACTGGGAGCAGTGGGGTTGGAACCGTGACTCTTCTCAGTGGGGTCCGCCTCGCCGTTCCCCAAGTACTGTTTGGAAGCAATGTGATTTGGAATGTTTTTGCTAACGACGCCGCCGTCGCCCCGGTCAACGTCGCACACCCCGTTGACCAGCGTCTTTTTAGGGTCGGGGCTCCCACCCGGGGCAGCGTCCAGGCCGGGGGAGAGGGGCTCCCTCCCATTAGCGGGCGGACTCTCCGCGGCCGGACCGTTTAACGTCGCCTGGCTGTTCCCTGAGTGGTATGGAGGTAGGTTGGACTCCACGCACTTCCGACCGTTTAGCAGCTTGGCACCCACTGCGACGTCGCCGTTACTGGTCTTGCCGTTGGAGGAGTCTCCGTCTGCCATGGAGGAGTTCTCCATAACCTCGATTTTCCGCTCATGGATGTGCAACCCGGTGGCGTCTTTGGCCTCTTCCTCCTTTTGACAAATGATCTTGTCCCCTCTGAGCGGAGTCGGAGACGGCGGGGGAGCTGGGGGAGTTGGGGGAGCTACGGGAGCTTGTTGCGGTGCGGTTACCGTCGAGAACGGAGGGGAGGGGACGCTGGGGGCCACGGCGCCGTGGCTGACGGCGGCCACGGCCGCGGGCGAGGTGGTAAAGCCAGTGTTGGGGACCACAGTAAATGTGACTTGTCCGGTCGCCATGGGGGCCTGGATGATCGTGGCCGGGCTACTCGTGGAAATGAGCTGGCCGGGTAAGAGCTGCACCTGACTGGGAACCAGCTGAACGTTGAGCTGTTGTGGCTGTTGAGGGGGAACCTGGGTGTTGAAGGTGGTCTGGTAGATGACCTGCGAAGCGGTGCTGTTGGGAGGGGGCACCTGCGGCGCGGGAAGGATCAGCTTTCCGCCCGGCGTGGAAGGCCCTCGCTTTGGAAGCAGAAGCTGTTTGATTAAACTGGACTCGGAGGAGGTAGGCTGAGAGGGAGGGGCTTGGGAAATCAGTTGTTGGTGTCGTTTGATGGACAGTGTGTGGCTTACAGTTTGACTAGGTTGCGCTGGGCAATTCGGGTGAGACACGGTCGCCGGGCACGGGCTGGAAGGGGCTCCGGGCTGCCCCGCTATTTGGATAGACTGAGCACCGGGAATGGCCGAAGGGTTGGCGAGAACAATTTGGTGTATGGCTGGGGTGTAGGAGGCTTGATTTTGTTGAGGACTGGCTCCCACTATGACCACACTCTGGGCCTGCGTTTGAGGCTGCTGGTTGGCTATTGCGGCAGCGGGCTGGTTTAGCGCCGGTTTGGGGGCGATGCTTTGAAATGTCACGCGTGGTGACGCCGTGGAAGTGGCCGCCACGGGATTATTGGATGCCGCTTGGATGGAAGAGCTGGGTATGGATCCCGCCACGCCGCAATGAAGCTCCACTTGGGGAGAGGAGGCTCCCTGCGGCATGGACAGAGGTGGCGTTTGGTGCTGGGAGATCGGGGGGCAGACACCTTGCACCCTGGCCGTGAGTATGTGGCCCTGGGGTACCTGCTGAAATAGCGTGACCGGGGTCGCGGTGGAGAGCAGAGCGGAGTGCTGCTGAACCGGAGCCGGCGCCACGGCGACGGGAAATTGGGGGCTGTGGTTTTGCGAGGTGGCCGTCGAGGTGGGGATCTGGACAACTGGACCAGACCGTACTTGGTGCGCAAAAGCCTGGGGATCTGGTGCTAACTGCTGAGGCACGTGCTGGGAAGCGGGCTCCTTCGCATTGACGGCCCCAGATGGATGAGCGCCACCGACGTTTTGGCAAGGTGGCCGGACTACCTGTGGTGGATTCCCAGGTGGGGTCCCTGGATCACACAAAATGCAAGCGTATAACTGTTAAGACAGGACAAGGTCATACCTTGAAGGTTGCCTTTCATTTGTAGGCTCTTTCAAAAGGgtatttggttttgttttctaCCTGGTGGTGGAGCCGGGGGGTCCGCAGGGGGTTCTGGTCGAACTGTAGGGGAGGGCGCTGCACCCGGCACCTGTTGTTGCTGAGGCTGCTGGTAGTACAGCTGGACGGGCAGCGGGATTGACCGCCGCCTTATCCCCACCAGGAGGATGTGAACTGGGCCGTTGGCTTTGGTCTCCTCCTGCCGCCGCATGGTGTGATTGGGAAACACAGTTCTGCAATGGGCAAAGTCAGTTGAGAACatcaccaggaaaaaaaaacatctctatTATTTCATAGCCTGTAGAGCAGGGTTAGGGAACCTATGggtcgggagccacatgtggctcttttgatgggtgcatctggctctttgccaacctgtgagctaaaatgtggaaatcgctgttgacagaactgagatattacatttagaactgctttaatcttcatttttttgctttaatcttcatttttttttgcagtagactattctggaatgcatcctctcattgattagcaacagcatgagaatcttttaaaaaatattcagttttttccactttaaaagtggtgaaattacacacaaaaaattgaaaaggcacttgtttacatgtatgtattttgacttttaaatttgtagtatggctcacaaggaataacattggaaaatatgaattgtttgtggccttcttcgtcaaaaaggttcccgacccctgctgtagaggcTTCAATACATTCATTTGACCTCGATTAGCTTGACGATAAACCTTCAGcatttctaaaaacaaaaagtggaaCATTTAGGTTTTCCGCTTATAAAAACACCAACTGACTGACCGTAGACATTTGAGGAAGCCGGTCGAGTTCAAAATGTTACTTCGTCCCATTTTGCTGCACGTGGACAAGTACTCAGAGTACATGTCCGACCGGGACACCGAGCCCTCGGCGTTTGTCTCAAAGTGTGCATTTAGCCTGTTTGAGAAACAAAGCAAGTCGCTTTTACATGGTATTATGTGTACCCATTTTATATAGTAAGAATGCTCCGTTACAATGACTTACCATTGCAATGTAAATTTTTCTCCATCCAGTTCAACAATGCCAGCTGGTGGCTGTGTGGACGAAACCGGTGTCCTTGTtgctaaaaagcaaaaaaaaaaaaagttcatgctTTTGTACAAATTGTGTGCGCTGATTCAGTTCAATTCAAGGAAAAACAGCCCTCCGTATGGCAGTTCAACTAATTACTGCATTAGTTACAAAAACTAAGATTCAAAGGACTGAGTCACTGATGTAGGGTGACTTCAGTATGTTGATTCAGAGAACTTGGTTGAAtgcaaaatgtacattttaaagAAGATAAAAGTAATACTCCTTGGTAAACCTtaaggcaggggtagggaacctacggctcgggagccatatgtggctctttccatgggtgcatatggctctccactaacatgcgaggtaaaatatgttaatcactagtgagagagccgagtcccgaacgcaccaataggagcgtcacgttaaCACTGTGGCGTTGAGACTAGCTTTAGCAGCACTTtgatcataatttagtttttatgactcttctgcatgcatcatctcattgatactgattaattagcaacagcataaaaaaggttgtcaaaagaattcagagactttttgtgattaaaaagtggtgaaatgacaacaacaaaaattgcacattttcatatatttttactttaaaattctgagaatggctctttagaaataacattagaaaataagaattgcttatggctctctttcaaaaaggttcccaaaccCTGCCTTAAGGAATTGTGTTTCTGTGATGTTGAAATTGGAATATCTTAATAAATCTTGTCAAATTCCAATCTAAAAGGGTCTTTTGAATTATCCCTCTTGCATGCCTGCATCTGGATCTTAATGAGCGGCCGTAAAGTAAATCGGAAATATTTGATGTTTATAGTGTGACGGTTGGTGTGCGGAGGACACTCACTATTGGCTGGCGCTCCTTGCGAGGTCGCGGGTACCTGCTCGACCAACTGTGGTCGAACCTCGGTTGCCTGCTCAACGTTGGCCTGATGCTCGATCAACCGAACCGCTGTCAGGGCATCGGGTCCGAATGTATGGAGGTCAACGGAAACTAACCTCACTAGCAGGTCTGACAAGAAACGAGGAGGAAAAGAGGTCAATTGTagccaaaaacaaaatagtcatacctcgtcatacgaccgaccgctcgtcatacaatatgctcgtcttacgatggaaatttcgatcgaataattcgcccgacatacgatcaaaatttcgtgatgcgaccaagccaggtggccatggcactgtcttttttgcatctcttttgtgtataacaatatctacgagaaccgaatgatttattcagacgagttccgaccaggaaacaacgcgcatgcacgggaaaaaagagggctttctgggtaatgaagtatactcgtgcacacaagaccgatagccaatggcaccctttctcagaataaaacttcattacccataatcaatacgtgggtaagctcagctgttgcatttcctgttattattatctaacacgaggagtattatataacttctcgttcgctgctcataagaacatcagggggacTGGCTcccaactccctctttgtaatatttctggtcgcaactctctcataggcgccgttcaaagcggttgcgaccaaaGATATTActatgagggagttgcgagccagtgcccctgatgttcttatgagcagcggagcgatcgctaatactacaagactacttctcgttggcaagtgg harbors:
- the arid2 gene encoding AT-rich interactive domain-containing protein 2, with amino-acid sequence MANSTGKNHPDQRRKGQAFLDELRQFHQSRGSPFKKIPIVGGKELDLNALYFRVVSLGGFAKVSDKNQWNELGEEFNFPRSCSNAAFALKQYYLRYLEKYERVHHFGEDDDEVQPGNAKIFLPVGAIPTSYNYQQHVVSDYLRQSYGLSTEFIPPCDYNKLVLSLLSGLPNEVDFAVNVCTLLSNESKHAMQLDKDPKLVTLLLAHTGVFDDSLGSFSGVFGTDWKTKTSRDFIRFWKEVVQDAEVRELIWDKSSTAQDGTSVAERWHSLFHPPRNLGISDSEAQRVLQVAVILRNLSFEEANVKLLAANRTCLRFLLLCAHCNLISLRQLGLDTLGNVAAELQLDPVDFRMTHLIFHTITKCLMSRDRFLKMRAMEILGNLSKVDDNGVLICEYVDQDSYREVMMLLTLPDLMLLMASLEALYLLAQLGEIPCSKIASVDRSIDLLVRLVSVDLHTFGPDALTAVRLIEHQANVEQATEVRPQLVEQVPATSQGAPANTTRTPVSSTQPPAGIVELDGEKFTLQWLNAHFETNAEGSVSRSDMYSEYLSTCSKMGRSNILNSTGFLKCLRTVFPNHTMRRQEETKANGPVHILLVGIRRRSIPLPVQLYYQQPQQQQVPGAAPSPTVRPEPPADPPAPPPGTPPGNPPQVVRPPCQNVGGAHPSGAVNAKEPASQHVPQQLAPDPQAFAHQVRSGPVVQIPTSTATSQNHSPQFPVAVAPAPVQQHSALLSTATPVTLFQQVPQGHILTARVQGVCPPISQHQTPPLSMPQGASSPQVELHCGVAGSIPSSSIQAASNNPVAATSTASPRVTFQSIAPKPALNQPAAAIANQQPQTQAQSVVIVGASPQQNQASYTPAIHQIVLANPSAIPGAQSIQIAGQPGAPSSPCPATVSHPNCPAQPSQTVSHTLSIKRHQQLISQAPPSQPTSSESSLIKQLLLPKRGPSTPGGKLILPAPQVPPPNSTASQVIYQTTFNTQVPPQQPQQLNVQLVPSQVQLLPGQLISTSSPATIIQAPMATGQVTFTVVPNTGFTTSPAAVAAVSHGAVAPSVPSPPFSTVTAPQQAPVAPPTPPAPPPSPTPLRGDKIICQKEEEAKDATGLHIHERKIEVMENSSMADGDSSNGKTSNGDVAVGAKLLNGRKCVESNLPPYHSGNSQATLNGPAAESPPANGREPLSPGLDAAPGGSPDPKKTLVNGVCDVDRGDGGVVSKNIPNHIASKQYLGNGEADPTEKSHGSNPTAPSPPLQQDTAKAQQAERLANGPQALGARPPSELANGPLGPGHAAPVLRQQLLPSSTLPPTVPVASQSANGVASEARGVKRPAESEDPRSSGIPNKVGVRIITISDPNNAGSSSTMVAVPAGADPSTVAKVAIENASQQRNCSPTQTAGSTPTVTPSSPPATQPAPADGNDPQLPSTQQTHTAPPEQSRKAGHNYKCLWQSCKRWFETPSKVFYHAATQHGGKDVYAGQCQWEGCDPFPRQRLSCITHLQDKHCSREALLAGLKLEEQQGQSPGSTPSQTPPAAGSTPAARTPKAIVNHPSAALMALRRGSRNLVFRDFTDEKEGPVTKHIRLTAALTLKNIAKHSDCGRMLVKKHEPHLSVLALSNMEVSTTLAKCLYELTRSLQA